The Parolsenella catena region GCGGCGAGCGGCTCAGCGAAACGCGGCGTATCGGCAGCGAAAAGCGCCCGCGTGCGGGGACACGCGGACGCCTGGGGAGCGCGTGCGGGGACACGACGCTCCGGGTTGAGACTCGCGCGCGGGGACGCACGGCCTCGTGGACGACGTGCTGGAACACGACCGCCCGGAGGTTTTAGTTCGCGGGGGAGAGGGCCCACGAACATCGGGTAAAGCAAGGCTCACGGAGCTGTTTGGCCCCTTGGGAGACGAGTCGGAGCCGAGTTCGCCCGACCGAGTCTATGCGGGAGAGATGTGACATCTCTGCTTTCGACTCGGCTCCCAAGGGACCTCTGCGGCGGTGAGCGCGCCGCAGAGGCGAAAAGCCGTTACTTCAGGAAGCGGAACGGGCTCATGCCGGCGTAGGTCGCGGCGTCGCCCAGCTCGTCCTCGATGCGGAGCAGCTGGTTGTACTTGGCCACGCGGTCGGTGCGGCAGGGGGCGCCGGTCTTGATCTGGCCGGCGTTCGTGGCAACCGCGATGTCGGCGATCGTGGTGTCCTCGGTCTCGCCGGAGCGGTGCGAGACGACCTGCGCGTAGCCGTAGCGCTCGGCGGTCGCCATAGCCTCGAGGCTCTCGGTAAGCGAGCCAATCTGGTTGACCTTCATGAGCAGCGCGTTGGCGGCGCCCAGCTTGATGCCCTTCTCGAGGCGCGACTTGTTCGTCACGAACAGATCGTCGCCCACGAGCTGCACCTTATTGCCGATGGCACGCGTGAGGTTGGTCCAGCCGTCCCAGTCCTCCTCGGCCAGACCGTCCTCGATCGAGATGATGGGGAAGCGGTCGATGAGCTCGCTCCAGTAGTCGATCATCTCGTCGCTCGTGAGCGTGCGGCCTTCGCCCTTGAGCTCGTAGAGGCCCGTCTCCTTGTTGAAGCACTCCGAGGTGGCGGGGTCCATGGCATACATGAAGTCCTCGCCGGGCTTGTAGCCGGCCTTCTCGACGGCGCGCTCGATCCACTCGAAGGGCTCGGCGTTCGTCTTGAGGTCGGGCGCGAAGCCGCCCTCGTCGCCCACGCCCGTGGCGTGCCCGCTCTCGGATAGGACGCCCTTGAGCGTGTGGTAGACCTCGGTGCACCAGCGCAGCGCCTCGGAGAAGGTGGGGGCGCCCACCGGCATGATCATGAACTCCTGGAAGTCGACGTTGTTGTCCGCGTGGACGCCGCCGTTCAGGATGTTCATCATCGGCGTGGGCAGGGTGTGGGCGTTCGGGCCGCCCAGGTAGCGGTAGAGCGGCAGACCCACGGACTCGGCCGCGGCGCGGGCGCAGGCGAGTGACACGCCGAGGATGGCGTTGGCGCCGAGGTTGCCCTTGTTGGGCGTGCCGTCCGCGGCGATGAGGGCCGCGTCGATGCCGCGCTGGTCCGTGGCGTCCATGCCGAGAACCGCGTCGGCGCACTCGTCGTTGACGTGGGCGACGGCCTTGAGCGTGCCCTTGCCACCGTAGACGGACTTGTCACCGTCGCGCAGCTCAACGGCCTCAAACTCTCCGGTAGAGGCGCCGGACGGCACGATGGCGCGGCCCATGCTGCCGTCGTCGAGGGTGACCTCAACCTCGACGGTGGGGTTGCCGCGCGAATCGAGTACCTGGCGGCCGTAGACGTCGATGATTTCGCTCATATGTGTTACCTCCTGACTGTGGGCGGGTGGCCCTCGTTGTTTCCCTTGTAGATATATACCACTAGTTAACCGGTATTAACTCTAGAATTGAGAAAAAGTTAACTTAGGTTGTCGGGTTTGTGATTTGCCGAGGTGGGCGGCGCGGTTGCCGTGGCGTTATTGCACGCTGGAGCGGTTGGCGCGGCGTTTTTGCACGCCGGCGCGAACGCTGTGGCGTTTTTGCACGCTGGAGAGCCGCTGAGCGTGTATAAACGCCACAGCAATGGCGATATCGCTGCGAATGGCGGTGTTGTTGCGAATGGCGGTGTCGCTACGAATGGCGGTGTCGTTGCGACATGGTCGGCAATGGCCTCGTGCTACAATGCGTCGAGAAATGAACGCTCAAGTGGGGGGTTGCTCGTGGACGCGACGTTCAGGCGGCTTGTCGCAGCATGTTTTCTCAACCAGTTGGGGTTCCAGGCGGCC contains the following coding sequences:
- the eno gene encoding phosphopyruvate hydratase yields the protein MSEIIDVYGRQVLDSRGNPTVEVEVTLDDGSMGRAIVPSGASTGEFEAVELRDGDKSVYGGKGTLKAVAHVNDECADAVLGMDATDQRGIDAALIAADGTPNKGNLGANAILGVSLACARAAAESVGLPLYRYLGGPNAHTLPTPMMNILNGGVHADNNVDFQEFMIMPVGAPTFSEALRWCTEVYHTLKGVLSESGHATGVGDEGGFAPDLKTNAEPFEWIERAVEKAGYKPGEDFMYAMDPATSECFNKETGLYELKGEGRTLTSDEMIDYWSELIDRFPIISIEDGLAEEDWDGWTNLTRAIGNKVQLVGDDLFVTNKSRLEKGIKLGAANALLMKVNQIGSLTESLEAMATAERYGYAQVVSHRSGETEDTTIADIAVATNAGQIKTGAPCRTDRVAKYNQLLRIEDELGDAATYAGMSPFRFLK